In Toxoplasma gondii ME49 chromosome X, whole genome shotgun sequence, a single genomic region encodes these proteins:
- a CDS encoding hypothetical protein (encoded by transcript TGME49_237450) yields the protein MAPRRTSQEGRGGAKPSDSPRKRGRRERKKKGECESAPKWKSYPLSALCPGRRPRPVSVFRGSLGPPPQVGSAVNSSSAFDAPVFVVGLLPGSPSSSSSRFSPPSLSFSPLSSSLSPTSSTCWGSSFVPPEESASRCFLFSSNCRSVDCLSPRRFFPRLSSHALSALFLVFSLLLPRLQFPRLSPDSRSCRDEAERRPPSSQVFSSDAVASFSQSCGVPGSVASSPLWIFAAADFQPLAGKSELDFQSSPHTQESERDPTPLSALPAAGKAARLAESDRNDEARQRESSVSVYAERVSAGGEDAQQRLQRRGDERSVMLQTTVHLRDEEIPRKPADAWARSCPKNPHSSAHIHLPTDRVLGVEDVTEKCLRYINWYRQQGLTHALGPLEAATALQAEASALARRLSSAHCREDYPFRSPHPLVPGTFDANWFSAKAPDCRSATRTWFSQLRHFNGRSRHECRNFDFRVRRVGVDCAARVVSARRGRARRAVCFFGGDRVTSALSFEGNHRRVHLGQPQRKRVSSVRF from the exons ATGGCGCCTAGACGGACTTCCcaggaggggagaggaggcgcaAAACCATCAGATTCGCCGCGGaaaagaggcaggagagaaaggaagaagaaaggggagtGCGAGAGTGCACCAAAATGGAAGTCGTatcctctgtctgctctgTGTCCGGGTCGGCGTCCGAGACCTGTTTCAGTTTTCAGAGGCTCTCTGGGGCCGCCTCCCCAAGTGGGATCCGCGGTTaactcgtcttctgcttttgaTGCTCCGGTGTTCGTTGTAGGGCTCTTACCAGgttcaccttcttcctcttcttctcggttctcccctccttctctttctttctcccccctttcgtcttctctttccccaACTTCTTCCACTTGTTGGGGTTCTTCGTTTGTGCCACCTGAAGAGTCCGCGTCgcgttgttttcttttctcctccaaCTGTCGATCTGTCGACTGTCTGTCCCCgcggcgtttcttccctcgtctctcgtctcaCGCCCTCTCCGCgttgtttctcgttttctctctgcttctcccgcgcctgcagtttcctcgcctgtctcctgacAGCAGGTCGtgcagagacgaggcggagagacGTCCGCCCTCTTCGCAAGTTTTCTCCTCCGATGCCGTTGCCTCCTTTTCTCAAAGTTGCGGCGTCCCCGGTAgcgtcgcgtcttctcccctctggATCTTTGCCGCTGCGGACTTCCAGCCTCTCGCTGGGAAGTCCGAACTGGATTTCCAGTCTTCTCCACACACCCaagagtcggagagagaccCGACGCCGCTGTCTGCACTCCCTGCAGCGGGGAAGGCGGCGCGCCTTGCCGAGAGCGACCGGAACGACGAAGCTCGGCAAAGGGAGAGTTCCGTCTCGGTGTATGCAGAGCGGGTCTCTGCTGGGGGAGAAGATGCCCAGCAACGTTTGCagcgcagaggcgacgaaagaTCCGTGATGCTACAGACAACAGTGCAcctgagagacgaagagatcCCGCGCAAACCGGCAGATGCCTGGGCGCGTTCGTGTCCAAAGAACCCACACTCCTCTGCCCACATCCATTTGCCGACAGATCGAGTTCTCGGCGTCGAAGACGTTACAGAAA AGTGCCTGCGGTACATAAACTGGTACCGCCAGCAGGGTCTCACGCATGCACTTGGCCCACTGGAGGCCGCTACGGCCCTTCAAGCGGAGGCATCAGCTCTCGCAAGGCGTCTGTCCTCAGCCCACTGTCGAGAGGATTATCCTTTTCGTTCTCCACATCCCCTTGTCCCAGGA ACTTTCGACGCGAATTGGTTCAGCGCCAAAGCTCCAGATTGTCGGTCTGCAACTCGAACTTGGTTCTCTCAGTTGCGTCACTTCAACGG ACGCAGCAGGCACGAATGCAGAAACTTCGATTTTCGG GTACGACGTGTGGGCGTCGATTGTGCAGCGCGAGTCGTCAGCGCCCGACGGGGCCGAGCCCGCCGtgctgtctgcttcttcggaggagacagagttACCTCTGCACTTTCGTTTGAGGGGAACCACCGAAGAGTTCATCTGGGGCAACCACAGCGCAAGAGGGTTTCCAGCGTTCGGTTCTGA
- a CDS encoding hypothetical protein (encoded by transcript TGME49_237460) → MPNSPRFEMRSSVPHSASHSVAGDFCSRRSSPLPFSRGASPRPSSSISASSCVKSETQGRELPAGRLSSAASRSPSCRRRPSSTSLSATMKPSGVRSASSTAAASEIASSEPLSVLPLISAAVPLSSVSLSCASVSSLRSSVSSFCSSVLPSLLVCFLLLCVFPSSGHAHLLQLSRDAHALPLIRTLSSNLLQSRLAFPDQTLFPYSSLSLPASPASSALALPTSSVSSGPAGSPSSHTSETTPLHALAAALPPSRLSPLQANSGKDARNAVTSPGRQCGDSLAGSLPPVADARLHSRCDEETEGVAPSNLHASLLAPTAASASNPDGFSQRDGDLQWLFSLRGGAGGLGPSFSRRLPAFRRRQALSKVGDRVSTANARFVRRPLSRLASFCLGVPAVTRFYCAASVLLTLLSSPTLASFVCTKTPGILGRPRDSSQTQPGRTPQSPLAFPPPQGAEPEGLLAPEQLAMHAPRVLRAFEFWRPFTAGTFFGAPSLGTALRIYGAYTSLRHLEETAALAPGALGSIRALDGSRAATKPLRRGLGAAARGDWSASSRGSFLLKKSENAGESATARGLAEASSDALAAARSAETLKFLLFQFATLSLIAGSLKLPFFASSLSSAALYQACRSNPEASVSLIMGIRLPHKFLPYGLAAVDVLHAQDLRAAVPGLLGVCSGELYWFLTQTLPLRLGGPRLLETPRAFQRFFMRLKKSTSEKNSGK, encoded by the exons ATGCCGAATTCCCCTCGTTTCGAAATGCGTTCCTCAGTCCCTCACTCGGCCAGCCATTCCGTCGCCGGCGACTTTTGCAGCCGCCGAAgctctcctctgcctttttctcgtgGTGCCTCTCCTCGGCCGTCTTCCTCCATCTCCGCGTCTTCGTGCGTCAAGAGTGAAACCCAGGGTCGCGAGCTTCCTGCTGGacgcctctcctctgcagccTCTCGGAGTCCTTCCTGCCGGCGTCGGCCCTCCTCGACTTCACTCTCTGCGACTATGAAGCCTTCTGGCGttcgttctgcttcttcaacAGCAGCTGCAAGTGAAATTGCTTCTTCAGAGCCTttgtctgttcttcctctcataTCCGCGGCCGTTCcactctcctctgtctctctctcgtgtgcatctgtctcttccctgcggtcttctgtttcttccttctgttcgtctgtccttccgtctctcctcgtttgctttctgcttctctgtgtcttccccTCCTCGGGGCATGCGCATCTCCTTCAGCTCTCCAGGGACGCTCACGCGCTGCCTCTCATCCGTACGCTCTCCTCGAACCTTCTGCAGTCCAGACTCGCGTTTCCTGATCAAACTCTCTTTCCCTactcgtctctgtctcttcctgcttcacCTGCCTCGTCGGCGCTCGCTCTCCCGActtcttcagtctcttcTGGACCGGCTGGCTCTCCATCTTCGCACACGTCGGAAACGactcctctgcatgcgctcgccGCTGCACTGCCCccctcccgtctctctcctctgcaagCAAACTCCGGAAAGGACGCTCGGAACGCAGTAACGTCTCCTGGGCGTCAATGTGGTGACTCTCTTGCAGGTTCTCTTCCACCAGTCGCGGACGCGCGTCTCCACTCGAGgtgcgacgaagagacagaaggcgtcGCACCTTCGAATCTCcacgcgtctcttctcgcgcccACCGCTGCCTCTGCATCCAATCCAGATGGCTTCTCGCAGCGCGACGGAGACCTCCAGTGGCTGTTCTCCCTCCGCGGAGGCGCCGGGGGCCTCGGTCCCTCTTTTTCGAGGCGACTGCCGGCTTTCCGGAGACGTCAGGCCCTCTCCAAAGTCGGGGACCGAGTGTCGACCGCGAACGCGCGGTTCGTTCGCCGGCCGCTCTCccgcctcgcctccttctgccTGGGTGTGCCAGCGGTTACGCGTTTCTACTGCGCTGCCTCTGTGCTGCTGACTCTGCTGTCGTCACCGACGCTGGCGAGCTTCGTCTGCACCAAGACACCTGGCATTCTCGGGCGCCCGCGAGACTCTTCCCAGACACAGCCTGGGCGCACCCCacagtctcctctcgccttcccgcCCCCGCAAGGAGCCGAGCCCGAGGGCCTTCTCGCGCCCGAACAGCTCgccatgcatgcgccgcgcGTGCTGCGGGCCTTCGAGTTCTGGCGCCCATTCACCGCGGGGACTTTCTTCGGGGCGCCATCTCTCGGGACGGCTCTGCGGATCTACGGAGCGTACACGAGTCTCCGGCacctggaggagacagccgcgcTCGCTCCGGGCGCGCTGGGCTCGATTCGGGCACTTGACGGTTCTCGCGCCGCGACGAAGCCTCTCAGGCGAGGGCTGGGCGCCGCGGCGCGGGGGGACTGGAGTGCCTCGTCGCGCGGTTCATTTTTGCTGAAGAAATCCGAGAACGCCGGGGAATCCGCCACGGCGCGAGGCCTCGCGGAAGCCTCAAGCGACGCCCTGGCGGCGGCGCGGTCTGCAGAGACTTTGaagttcctcctcttccagTTTGCGACTCTGTCGCTGATTGCAGGGTCGCTCAAactccccttcttcgcctcttcactTTCCAGTGCTGCGCTCTACCAGGCTTGTCGCTCGAATCCAGAGGCGTCTGTGTCGCTGATCATGGGCATCAGACTTCCACATAAATTCCTGCCCTACGGCTTGGCCGCCGTTGACGTCTTGCATGCTCAGGACCTCCGCGCCGCCGTCCCGGGTCTCCTGGGAGTCTGTTCAGGCGAGCTCTACTGGTTTCTCACGCAG ACCCTCCCGCTGCGCCTTGGCGGGCCGCGCCTGCTGGAGACGCCGCGAGCGTTTCAGCGGTTCTTCATGCGACTGAAGAAGTCGACCTCCGAGAAGAATTCGGGCAAATga
- a CDS encoding glycine cleavage T-protein (aminomethyl transferase) domain-containing protein (encoded by transcript TGME49_237470): MAFLGRVGGPRRLDGSSSSLAYRFPRSLSVTSSSSALSSAPFVFPELFACLRQPPGAFHASRVRTRTLSLGNRSSSSPPLTSCSLPTRSLASAGAQQTSWRRPNFSFGLQERRMDKTHDLYVQTPHEKRLQGVCSRQVTPVESSSSPAVQRRALHASAVSSRSRSRSARVALSSSPLMSAAERSFSKTKDTTPLHAPSGSSKSRSRSGKSSTWCSLLSGSPVSWTKSLQRVALPLTWRFASDSVLPSDSCLPLRPPSGGLCVSSCSLNRGRSFPPRLGRSVLLPPMKTLSSNTKGAVQAAWGLRRFAVAACGKKTSPQTCRGETHSAFWPSPGLQCMYTSGAGSQNVDCGNASCSPSPEPPSSDNVPGTERANSSEKSASSESPHSTSGSGVRTPQPATPAVCAGDERGPGTSEPLSRFAASSTQASPSSDPLSRVTPSPSGSSVSRPASSAVRPSPLHEVHASLGAKFVKFYGLLLPFAYEGEGVVSSHLHTRTCASLFDLAYRQHYRIRGDNAAQFLERLVVGDIQSLLETESRFTLFTNEQGGIEDDVIVAVHRDFLLIIGNACNKSKILSRLDAEAAEARGRGQTVTVEAVEDYTLLSVQGPQAMDVMSQAVNLSNADLVRMPFMSSYLCSVEGVACVLTRCGFSGEDGFEISLPASEATRIFSILLEKSSLLRPAGVGARDTLRQEAGLCQFDLDIDEQTTPVEAALGWTVGRRRRQEANFPGAARILAQLAQQQLLQNQTRKGPASVDALQKALAAEAEKAGLREENRLRRKRVGLCLPAGGGSSKGVTVREEGGKNVGIVTSSCFAPSLQRTIGMAYLDLPYTLPKTRVVLDTNLPTPEAQVCQMPFLPGAYYKVPLSL, encoded by the exons ATGGCTTTTCTAGGCCGCGTCGGCGGTCCACGACGTCTCGACGGCTCTTCCAGTTCCCTCGCCTATCGCTTccctcggtctctctctgtcacttcttcttcttcggcccTGTCCTCTGCACCGTTCGTTTTTCCGGAACTTTTCGCATGTCTTCGTCAACCCCCCGGCGCCTTCCACGCTTCCCGAGTGCGGACGCGAACGCTCTCTCTCGGGAAccgttcgtcgtcttctcccccaCTCACTTCCTGCTCGTTGCCTACGCGTTCGCTCGCTTCTGCCGGCGCGCAGCAGACCAGCTGGCGACGACCCAACTTCTCGTTTGGCTTgcaggagagacgcatgGACAAGACACACGACCTCTACGTTCAGACGCCTCACGAGAAGCGCCTGCAAGGCGTCTGTAGCCGTCAGGTTACACCTGTGGAGTCGAGTAGCAGTCCTGCCGTCCAGCGACGcgccttgcatgcgtcggcaGTTTCTTCGCGGAGCCGGAGCCGAAGCGCTCGAGTCgccctctcgtcctcgcctctGATGAGTGCAGCGGAACGCTCCTTTTCCAAAACGAAAGACACGactccgctgcatgcaccctcAGGATCCTCGAAgtctcgctctcgttctGGCAAGTCGTCCACTTGGTGCTCGCTCCTGTCCGGTTCGCCGGTCTCCTGGACGAAGTCTCTCCAGAGGGTGGCGCTTCCCCTCACTTGGCGGTTCGCCTCTGACTCTGTTCTGCCGTCTGACTCTTGTCTTCCACTGCGCCCGCCTTCCGGTGGACTGTGTGTGTCCAGCTGTTCTTTGAATCGTGGGCGTTCCTTCCCCCCTCGACTCGGACGAAGCGTACTCCTCCCTCCGATGAAGACGCTCAGCTCGAACACAAAAGGTGCGGTCCAAGCCGCTTGGGGGTTGCGGCGTTTCGCAGTTGCTGCATGCGGGAAAAAGACGTCTCCGCAAACgtgcagaggcgagacacaCTCTGCGTTCTGGCCGTCCCCTGGTCtgcagtgtatgtacacctcaggGGCGGGGAGCCAAAACGTGGACTGCGGAAACGCGAGCTGTTCGCCGTCGCCAGAGCCGCCGAGCAGCGACAACGTTCCCGGAACTGAGAGGGCGAACTCTTCTGAGAAAAGCGCTTCTTCAGAAAGTCCACACTCCACCTCCGGgtcaggtgtacgtacacctcagcCCGCGACTCCGGCTGTATGTGCCGGTGACGAAAGAGGCCCAGGCACATCAGAGccgctctcgcgtttcgcggCGTCCAGCACccaggcgtctccttcgtctgaTCCGTTATCCAGAGTGACTCCGTCTCCTTCAgggtcctctgtctctcgccctgcttcttctgcagttcgGCCTTCACCTCTGCATGAAGTACATGCAAGCCTCGGCGCAAAGTTCGTTAA GTTTTATGGCTTGCTCCTGCCTTTCGCGTACGAAGGGGAGGGCGTCGTCAGTTCGCATCTCCACACCCGCACAtgcgcctcgctcttcgaTCTCGCGTACCGCCAACACTATCG GATTCGGGGTGACAACGCCGCGCAGTTCCTCGAGCGTCTCGTCGTTGGAGATATCCAGA GTCTGCTGGAGACTGAAAGCCGCTTTACGCTCTTCACCAATGAACAAGGTGGAATTGAAGATGACGTCATCGTTGCTGTTCATCGAGACTTCCTGCTAATTAtcggaaacgcatgcaacaaaTCCAAAATTCTTTCCCGCCTCGACGCCGAGGCCGCTGAAGCTCGAGGCCGAG GCCAAACCGTGACAGTGGAGGCAGTAGAGGACTACACGCTCTTGAGTGTACAGGGACCTCAGGCGATGGACGTGATGAGTCAAGCCGTAAATCTTTCGAACGCAGACCTCGTCCGAATGCCTTTCATGAGCA GCTACCTCTGCTCGGTGGAAGGCGTCGCCTGCGTGTTGACGCGCTGCGGTTTCTCTGGGGAGGACGGTTTCGAG ATTTCTTTGCCAGCGTCAGAGGCGACAAGGATTTTCTCGATTCTTCTGGAAaagtcttctctgctgcgtccCGCCGGCGTCGGCGCGCGAGACACTCTCCGGCAAGAGGCAGGACTCTGTCAGTTCGACCTCGACATCGACGAACAAACGACCCCCGTCGAGGCGGCATTGGGGTGGACAGTCG GtcggcggcggcggcaggAGGCGAATTTTCCAGGCGCCGCTCGAATTCTCGCGCAGCTGGCGCAGCAGCAGTTGCTGCAGAATCAGACGAGAAAAGGTCCGGCTTCCGTGGACGCGCTGCAGAAGGCACTTGCCGCCGAGGCCGAGAAGGCAGGCCTTCGAGAAGAGAATCGTCTGCGGCGCAAACGCGTCGGCCTCTGCCTGCCTGCCGGAGGCGGGTCGTCTAAAG gagtTACTgttcgagaagaaggaggaaagaatgTCGGCATCGTGACAAGCAGCTGTTTCGCCCCCTCGCTACAGCGAACCATCGGCATGGCTTATCTCGACCTTCCCTACACCCTG